A stretch of bacterium DNA encodes these proteins:
- a CDS encoding DUF4126 domain-containing protein has protein sequence MIIAARALGIPFLAGINLYVTVFALGLIKKLTGATVLGPEFDVLASWPVLIVAGVLLVVEVVADKIPAVDHVWDAVHTFIRTPGAMVVVAVLMQGQDVTWQVIAILVAGGVAFVAHAGKATARVASTKVTAATANAVVSAAEDVFVALGSVLAAFYPVVLGALVLAALLSAAIFGPKLVRAFRISWAVSSNYVRNLGRKLRRWLEPDWRPEARAVNLPPPLQDLALAEAPLGAARVLEGNYGRRRMGYLLVWRDRLALYVKRVVKAKVRGYYFKELEDVYVGEDTLLDRLFFVARGRPYVLSFFKGQEPPAAYVAELIAAGQAKP, from the coding sequence ATCATAATCGCCGCCCGCGCGCTCGGCATCCCGTTCCTGGCCGGGATTAATTTATACGTAACGGTCTTCGCGCTGGGCCTGATCAAAAAGCTCACCGGGGCGACGGTGCTGGGGCCGGAGTTCGACGTCCTCGCGAGCTGGCCGGTGCTCATCGTCGCCGGCGTCCTCCTCGTCGTCGAGGTAGTGGCCGATAAAATCCCGGCCGTGGACCACGTATGGGACGCGGTTCACACCTTCATACGGACGCCGGGCGCGATGGTCGTCGTAGCGGTCCTGATGCAGGGCCAGGACGTAACGTGGCAGGTTATCGCCATCCTGGTCGCGGGGGGCGTAGCGTTCGTAGCGCACGCCGGCAAGGCCACGGCTCGAGTCGCCTCCACCAAGGTCACCGCCGCGACCGCCAACGCCGTCGTGAGCGCGGCCGAAGACGTGTTCGTCGCCCTGGGGTCCGTGCTGGCCGCGTTCTACCCCGTCGTGTTGGGCGCGCTGGTATTGGCGGCGCTCCTCTCGGCGGCGATATTCGGGCCCAAGCTGGTCCGGGCGTTCCGCATAAGCTGGGCGGTCTCGTCGAACTACGTTCGGAACCTGGGGCGTAAGCTCCGCCGTTGGCTCGAGCCCGATTGGAGGCCGGAGGCGAGGGCGGTCAACTTGCCGCCGCCGCTGCAGGACCTGGCGCTGGCGGAAGCGCCCCTCGGCGCGGCCCGGGTGTTGGAGGGCAATTACGGCCGGCGCCGTATGGGCTACCTCCTCGTGTGGCGCGACCGGCTGGCGCTGTACGTCAAGCGGGTCGTGAAGGCGAAGGTCCGCGGTTATTATTTTAAGGAACTGGAAGACGTCTACGTGGGCGAGGACACGCTGTTGGACCGCCTGTTCTTCGTCGCCCGGGGCCGGCCGTACGTATTGTCGTTCTTCAAAGGCCAAGAACCCCCGGCGGCCTACGTGGCGGAGCTTATCGCCGCCGGGCAAGCGAAGCCGTGA
- a CDS encoding DUF2723 domain-containing protein: MRDLKKKGKKLDVLFGALSAAVPFAAYLVTLPPTITFEDSGQIITAAAKLGISHPSGYPLESLVGHFFTLVPFGRIAWRVNLASAAAAAACCLVLFLLLRRLLLDVKTDARMAAPAAAAAAAAAFGLGRAFWSQAVVAEAYAVNALALAAVLYAAFNFARTRDVRWGYLAAFVGGLALSAHTSSAIVSIPVGVYLIWRFRRLPSLRGLFAALAFVLLGFAVYLYLPIRAVQGPAINWGDPRTFARAYGHITRRMYGGPNPERLQFLPFHLLELGKFLWQEFAPPAVLAVAAGIVIGLIRRAKPWGFLALLLLVTGPLATAALVLLLQGHQLPGIQVWYIPFFMLSALFLGLALFELTTRRNAWVRRAGYAALALAVALPAAFNFYWNDYRDYYFAEDYGANFLRTIAYNGLNIMFERGSLGTFETAYLKKVEGYRPDHVFVDATGSVYSEYGRFAAGRLEPRDPVAAQMWERAFERDILTAPTHHDVYYSIFREEVPSYGFALEPAGMLYRVTEPPLERRPVSPVWRRYAVRGVAEVEADPASRRYLAEEWVRDGICKYKLMLARDYFQAGETDKALATLAAAAPVARDLTESLLELANIYAMHGYYKEAIPHYDRALEAFPRKGVGDQSFRLHYAQILANKAIAYLRVGDVEAAEKAFRRSLETYPDQPNVRHMVRPGNLEEAARLLGSGSH, from the coding sequence ATGCGCGACTTGAAGAAGAAGGGTAAAAAGTTAGACGTATTATTCGGCGCACTAAGCGCCGCCGTACCGTTCGCGGCGTACCTGGTCACGCTGCCGCCGACGATAACGTTCGAGGACTCGGGGCAGATTATCACCGCCGCGGCGAAGCTCGGCATCTCCCACCCGTCGGGGTATCCGCTCGAGTCGCTGGTAGGCCACTTCTTCACGCTGGTGCCCTTCGGCCGCATCGCCTGGCGGGTTAACCTCGCGTCGGCGGCGGCGGCCGCGGCCTGTTGCCTGGTGTTGTTCCTCCTGCTGCGTCGCTTATTACTGGACGTGAAAACCGACGCCCGGATGGCGGCACCGGCTGCGGCGGCGGCCGCGGCGGCGGCCTTCGGCCTGGGCCGCGCGTTCTGGAGCCAGGCCGTGGTCGCCGAAGCGTACGCGGTGAACGCGCTCGCGCTCGCGGCGGTGTTGTACGCCGCCTTCAACTTCGCCCGCACGCGCGACGTCAGGTGGGGGTACCTCGCGGCCTTCGTCGGCGGCCTCGCGCTCAGCGCCCACACCTCCTCGGCCATAGTATCTATACCGGTAGGGGTATATTTAATCTGGCGTTTTCGCAGGTTGCCGAGCCTTCGGGGTTTATTCGCGGCGCTCGCGTTCGTCCTGCTCGGATTCGCGGTATACCTCTATTTACCCATCCGCGCGGTCCAGGGGCCGGCCATAAATTGGGGCGACCCCCGCACGTTCGCGCGCGCCTACGGCCACATTACGCGGCGGATGTACGGCGGCCCCAACCCGGAGCGCCTCCAGTTCCTGCCGTTCCATCTACTCGAGCTGGGGAAATTCTTATGGCAGGAGTTCGCGCCGCCCGCGGTCTTGGCCGTCGCGGCCGGGATAGTAATCGGCTTGATACGCCGCGCCAAGCCGTGGGGCTTTCTGGCGCTGCTGCTGCTGGTTACCGGGCCGCTGGCCACGGCGGCGCTGGTCCTACTGCTCCAGGGACATCAACTCCCGGGGATTCAGGTTTGGTACATCCCCTTCTTTATGTTGTCGGCGCTGTTCCTGGGGTTGGCGCTCTTCGAGTTGACTACGCGCCGGAACGCCTGGGTGCGGCGGGCCGGATACGCCGCCCTCGCGCTGGCCGTAGCGCTGCCGGCGGCGTTCAACTTCTATTGGAACGATTACCGCGACTACTACTTCGCCGAGGACTACGGCGCCAACTTCCTCCGCACGATAGCGTACAACGGCCTTAACATAATGTTCGAACGCGGTTCGCTGGGGACGTTCGAGACCGCTTACTTGAAGAAGGTCGAAGGCTACCGACCGGACCACGTGTTCGTGGATGCGACGGGGAGCGTGTACTCGGAGTACGGGCGCTTCGCCGCGGGCCGCCTCGAGCCGCGGGACCCGGTGGCGGCGCAAATGTGGGAGCGTGCCTTCGAGCGAGACATCTTAACCGCGCCCACCCACCACGACGTCTACTACAGCATCTTCAGGGAAGAAGTCCCGTCGTACGGCTTCGCGCTCGAGCCCGCCGGTATGTTGTACCGCGTAACGGAGCCGCCGCTCGAGCGACGGCCCGTGTCGCCCGTTTGGCGCCGGTACGCCGTGCGGGGCGTCGCCGAGGTCGAGGCCGACCCCGCCTCCCGGCGCTACCTGGCCGAAGAGTGGGTCCGCGACGGTATTTGTAAATACAAGTTAATGCTGGCAAGGGATTATTTCCAGGCCGGCGAGACCGACAAAGCGCTCGCGACGCTCGCCGCGGCCGCGCCCGTCGCCCGGGACTTGACGGAGTCCTTGCTTGAGCTGGCCAATATTTACGCTATGCACGGTTATTATAAAGAAGCCATACCGCACTACGACCGAGCCCTCGAGGCCTTTCCGCGCAAAGGCGTAGGCGACCAGAGTTTCCGATTGCACTACGCGCAAATCCTCGCGAATAAAGCGATCGCGTACCTGCGCGTCGGCGACGTTGAGGCCGCGGAAAAAGCCTTCCGCCGCTCGCTGGAGACCTATCCCGACCAACCCAACGTCCGCCATATGGTACGGCCCGGAAACCTCGAGGAGGCCGCGCGGTTATTAGGCTCGGGTAGCCATTAA